A portion of the Clostridium gelidum genome contains these proteins:
- the tnpC gene encoding IS66 family transposase, whose amino-acid sequence MSEGKIIEIYNQGLTQVMSVIKELTNEIKGLNSQVEKISKENKALGERVQSLEKQTQKNSNNSSKPPSTDGFKKKTKTLRTKSGKKPGGQEGHDGKTLELTENPDEIIVHTVDKCDICGESLQDVAPDSIIVRQVVDLPETKVKVTEHRSEVKKCPKCRRKNTGKFPEGITNTVQYGDKVKAIAVYLTQYQLIPFKRGAELISDMFNISLSQGTIVNFNNNCHEKLELVEENIKNAITNYQGAVHYDETGIYIDKKRQWLHVASNDKYTYYEAHEKRGKEAIDDINILPKFTGTAVHDCWKTYHQYSCEHALCNAHILRELNAISELEKQKWAEPLKNLLVEIKKEVDLSWNTANALTLDKIEAFEKRYDQILEDGFKEDYIANSKAYSKKKVKKSTSLNLLNRLSGYKNQILAFMYDFEIPFDNNLAERDLRMTKVKQKISGTFRSKDGAKAFTRIRGYVSTVRKNSLNTLDCIKSVFTSNIIDPTLV is encoded by the coding sequence GTGAGCGAAGGCAAAATTATAGAAATCTATAATCAAGGATTAACGCAAGTTATGAGTGTTATAAAAGAACTTACAAATGAAATAAAAGGTCTAAATTCTCAAGTAGAAAAAATTTCAAAAGAAAATAAAGCTCTCGGTGAGCGTGTTCAATCTTTAGAAAAACAAACTCAAAAGAATAGTAATAACAGTAGCAAACCACCATCGACAGATGGTTTTAAAAAGAAAACTAAAACTTTAAGAACTAAATCAGGCAAAAAACCTGGTGGTCAAGAAGGTCATGATGGAAAGACACTTGAGCTTACTGAAAATCCAGATGAAATAATTGTACACACTGTAGATAAATGTGATATTTGCGGAGAATCCTTACAGGATGTAGCTCCGGACAGTATAATTGTACGACAAGTGGTTGATCTACCAGAGACTAAAGTAAAAGTTACTGAACATAGATCAGAAGTTAAAAAATGTCCAAAGTGTAGAAGAAAAAACACCGGTAAATTCCCTGAGGGAATAACAAACACAGTTCAATATGGCGATAAAGTAAAAGCGATAGCTGTTTATTTAACTCAATATCAATTAATTCCGTTTAAACGTGGTGCTGAATTGATTTCTGATATGTTTAATATAAGTTTAAGTCAAGGTACAATAGTCAATTTTAATAATAACTGTCATGAAAAATTAGAACTTGTTGAAGAAAATATAAAAAATGCAATAACTAATTATCAAGGTGCTGTACATTATGACGAAACTGGAATATATATAGATAAAAAACGCCAATGGCTACATGTTGCTTCAAATGATAAATATACTTATTATGAAGCACATGAAAAACGAGGTAAAGAAGCTATTGATGATATAAATATATTACCTAAATTTACCGGAACAGCAGTACATGACTGCTGGAAGACATATCATCAATACTCTTGTGAGCACGCTTTATGCAATGCTCACATATTAAGAGAGTTAAATGCTATATCAGAGCTAGAAAAACAAAAATGGGCAGAGCCTTTGAAAAATCTATTAGTAGAAATAAAAAAAGAAGTAGATTTATCTTGGAATACTGCCAATGCCTTAACTTTAGATAAAATTGAAGCCTTTGAAAAAAGATATGATCAAATATTAGAAGATGGCTTCAAAGAAGATTATATAGCAAATAGTAAAGCATACAGTAAAAAGAAAGTAAAGAAAAGTACTAGTCTTAATCTATTAAATAGATTAAGCGGTTATAAAAATCAAATACTTGCTTTTATGTATGATTTTGAAATACCTTTTGATAATAATCTTGCAGAGCGTGATCTACGAATGACTAAGGTTAAACAAAAAATCTCTGGAACATTTAGAAGTAAAGATGGCGCAAAAGCATTTACTAGAATTCGTGGATATGTATCCACGGTTCGAAAAAATAGCTTGAATACTTTGGATTGTATAAAATCAGTATTTACTTCAAATATAATCGATCCGACCTTAGTTTAA
- a CDS encoding SHOCT domain-containing protein, with the protein MNNIEGNNKFELALTTALKIPGVKVDRTGFLIKELSKHVSEEKINQVVKSNTIEAGIDLNLLDKIAKNIISKRTNQTAGASFLAGLPGGLAMAATIPADTLQFFGVALRIAQELAYLYGFEDLWKDDNIDNERVKNELTLFLGAMFGVGGATTALRLLSTNIANQVLKKLPQKALTKTIYYPIIKKIAAIMSVKMTKDTFAKGASKAIPILGGVISGGLTYMSMKPMGNRLKDALASSINKNYTEEDLKKDIKDLERETGEVIDIEYETVDTEYEDVREEVAATSQHNSSTSGFDLADELIKFKKLLDDGAITEEEFKEIKKDLIHKSTQVN; encoded by the coding sequence ATGAATAATATTGAGGGAAATAATAAATTTGAATTAGCATTAACTACGGCATTGAAAATACCAGGCGTAAAAGTAGATAGGACTGGTTTTTTAATAAAAGAGTTAAGTAAACATGTTTCAGAAGAAAAAATAAATCAAGTTGTTAAGTCAAATACAATAGAGGCAGGAATTGATTTAAATTTATTAGATAAAATAGCTAAGAATATAATAAGTAAAAGAACAAATCAAACTGCAGGAGCTTCTTTTTTAGCGGGATTACCAGGTGGACTTGCTATGGCGGCAACTATACCTGCTGATACTTTGCAATTTTTTGGAGTAGCACTTAGAATAGCACAAGAATTAGCGTATCTATATGGCTTTGAAGATTTATGGAAAGATGATAACATTGATAATGAAAGAGTGAAAAATGAATTAACACTTTTTCTAGGAGCAATGTTTGGTGTTGGTGGAGCAACTACTGCATTAAGATTACTCTCAACTAATATAGCAAATCAAGTATTAAAAAAATTACCACAAAAAGCATTAACGAAGACTATATATTATCCTATAATAAAGAAAATAGCAGCTATAATGAGTGTAAAGATGACAAAGGATACATTTGCAAAAGGAGCATCTAAGGCAATACCTATTTTAGGTGGTGTAATATCTGGTGGACTAACATATATGTCTATGAAACCAATGGGGAATAGATTAAAGGATGCATTAGCAAGTTCCATAAATAAAAATTATACAGAAGAAGATTTGAAGAAAGATATTAAGGATTTAGAAAGAGAAACAGGGGAAGTCATAGACATTGAATATGAAACTGTAGATACTGAATATGAAGATGTAAGAGAAGAAGTAGCGGCAACAAGTCAACATAATTCAAGTACAAGTGGATTCGATTTAGCAGATGAACTTATAAAATTTAAGAAGTTACTTGATGACGGTGCAATAACAGAAGAAGAATTTAAAGAAATAAAGAAAGATTTAATACATAAAAGTACGCAAGTGAATTAA
- a CDS encoding phage replisome organizer N-terminal domain-containing protein, with translation MRERKVVKFRVDMYEDTKFKIIDRKPERDLIHYVWTRFITLAGKVNLEGDLYLSRNIPYTIETLAIEFNRDMDQIKLALDVLIELEMIELTEDNIYRVKNFAKHQNIKIKEKSKDKDKEEDIKNKEVLVKEILKNENPKDEDKISENKIIQNEATNVTNDEMCNLEIIHKDIKEIESNMSDEKINNNPQDNIPMILEVKKNTPINKNTEYLCAIR, from the coding sequence ATGAGAGAAAGAAAAGTTGTAAAATTTAGAGTTGATATGTATGAAGATACAAAATTTAAAATAATAGATAGAAAGCCTGAAAGGGATCTTATTCACTATGTTTGGACTAGATTTATCACTTTGGCTGGAAAGGTTAATTTAGAAGGGGATTTATATCTTTCTAGAAATATTCCATATACAATAGAAACTTTAGCAATAGAATTTAACAGAGATATGGACCAAATCAAGTTAGCCTTAGATGTATTAATAGAATTAGAAATGATTGAACTTACAGAAGATAACATTTATAGAGTGAAAAATTTTGCTAAGCATCAAAATATCAAGATAAAAGAAAAAAGCAAAGATAAGGATAAAGAGGAAGATATAAAGAACAAGGAAGTTTTGGTAAAGGAAATCTTAAAAAATGAAAATCCTAAGGATGAAGATAAAATATCTGAAAATAAAATCATTCAAAATGAAGCGACAAATGTGACAAATGATGAAATGTGTAATTTAGAAATTATTCATAAAGATATTAAAGAAATTGAGAGTAATATGAGTGATGAAAAGATTAATAATAATCCACAGGATAATATTCCTATGATTTTAGAAGTGAAAAAAAATACCCCCATAAATAAGAATACGGAATATCTTTGCGCTATTAGGTGA
- a CDS encoding prepilin peptidase produces MNVVIFIIGLIIGSILNFIIEKISYSITKNKKKTAKIVIPIICGLAFEVLFVRFGFTIILAKAIVMTVILIIISFIDLQHKIIPDFMVVIALVIGIIFSFIAKTSFIDTILGMIAGGGILFLLALVPNAMGGGDIKLMFAIGAFLGLNRTLWALLLAFIISSIISIVLILLKIKGTKDYIPFGPFLSLGSFISILIFV; encoded by the coding sequence ATGAATGTAGTGATTTTTATTATAGGTCTAATTATAGGAAGTATATTAAATTTTATAATAGAGAAAATATCATATAGTATAACTAAAAATAAGAAAAAAACTGCAAAAATTGTTATACCTATTATTTGTGGCTTGGCATTTGAAGTTTTATTTGTGCGATTTGGATTTACTATTATATTAGCTAAAGCAATAGTGATGACAGTGATTTTAATCATAATTTCATTTATTGATTTGCAGCATAAAATTATACCTGATTTTATGGTTGTTATAGCTTTAGTTATTGGAATAATATTTTCGTTTATAGCTAAGACTTCATTTATAGATACAATACTTGGAATGATAGCAGGTGGAGGAATACTATTTTTATTAGCTCTTGTTCCCAATGCCATGGGTGGGGGAGATATAAAGCTTATGTTTGCCATTGGAGCTTTTTTAGGACTAAATAGAACTTTATGGGCACTTCTTTTAGCTTTTATTATTTCTTCAATAATTAGTATTGTTTTAATATTATTAAAAATAAAAGGAACTAAGGATTATATCCCATTTGGTCCGTTTTTATCATTAGGAAGTTTTATTTCGATATTGATCTTTGTATAA
- a CDS encoding sensor histidine kinase: protein MMKNMELDVNAINKIINNIIGAIGSSRGEILNIVDNIRKDKENLKLEIEKVRADVARVIDEVDELEKQDKASRKRLAKVSANFNKYSESDIKEAYERAEDIRVKFYIKKNEEKLLREKRDSLELALKKTMVNIENGEKIINQISIAMGYLEGDIFSALEGTDKNSEMFIGIKILEAQESERKRIARDIHDGPAQHMANVVMKVDICTMVLKKDFEEGLKELEDLKGSVKVALREVRSIIFDLRPMSLDDLGLIQTIQQTVNSISEESNINIKVKLKPIKTEIESIIQVAVYRIIQEIFNNIRKHSKAKNAEVRMDFGVKYLMLIITDDGVGFNVEETLKRVRTKGTSYGLIGIFDRVNQLQGEIEIKSSKKTGTTYTVKLPINREVIKDERRGN from the coding sequence ATGATGAAGAATATGGAATTAGATGTTAATGCTATCAATAAAATAATCAATAATATAATAGGAGCGATAGGTTCAAGCAGAGGGGAAATACTTAATATTGTTGATAACATAAGAAAAGATAAGGAAAACCTTAAACTTGAGATTGAGAAAGTTAGGGCGGATGTTGCTAGAGTTATAGATGAGGTTGATGAACTGGAAAAGCAAGATAAGGCTAGTAGAAAAAGATTGGCTAAGGTCTCTGCCAATTTTAATAAATATAGTGAAAGTGATATTAAAGAGGCGTACGAAAGAGCGGAGGATATAAGGGTTAAATTTTATATAAAGAAAAATGAAGAAAAGCTACTGAGAGAGAAAAGAGATAGTCTAGAATTAGCCCTAAAAAAAACAATGGTTAATATTGAGAACGGAGAAAAAATAATTAATCAAATAAGTATTGCTATGGGCTATTTAGAGGGAGATATTTTTTCAGCTTTAGAAGGTACAGATAAAAATTCAGAAATGTTTATTGGTATAAAAATTTTAGAGGCTCAAGAAAGTGAAAGAAAGAGAATTGCAAGGGATATTCATGATGGACCTGCTCAGCATATGGCTAATGTAGTCATGAAGGTGGATATTTGCACAATGGTTCTTAAAAAGGATTTTGAAGAAGGGCTTAAGGAACTAGAAGATTTAAAGGGAAGTGTTAAAGTAGCCTTAAGGGAAGTAAGAAGTATTATCTTTGATTTAAGACCAATGTCTTTAGATGATTTAGGGTTAATTCAAACTATACAGCAAACAGTAAATTCTATTTCAGAGGAGTCTAATATTAATATAAAGGTAAAATTAAAGCCAATTAAAACAGAAATAGAATCCATTATTCAGGTTGCAGTATATAGAATTATTCAGGAAATATTCAATAATATTAGAAAGCATTCTAAAGCAAAGAATGCAGAGGTAAGGATGGATTTTGGAGTGAAATATTTAATGTTAATCATAACTGATGATGGTGTAGGATTTAACGTAGAAGAAACTTTAAAGAGAGTAAGAACTAAAGGAACTTCTTATGGTCTTATTGGCATTTTTGATAGAGTAAATCAGCTCCAAGGGGAAATTGAAATCAAATCTTCAAAGAAAACAGGCACAACTTATACTGTTAAGCTTCCTATTAATCGAGAGGTGATAAAGGATGAAAGACGAGGTAATTAG